A genome region from Musa acuminata AAA Group cultivar baxijiao chromosome BXJ3-5, Cavendish_Baxijiao_AAA, whole genome shotgun sequence includes the following:
- the LOC135638285 gene encoding putative chloride channel-like protein CLC-g, whose product MAADQLVNADDLEAPLISSAVSYHDEHRSRIRRSTSNTTSQVALIGSNLCPIESLDYELIENDFLKQDWRSRGPGHIVRYVILKWTLCFLVGALAGAVGFFNNLAVENIAGVKFVITSNMMLVRKFGWAFGVFAGTNFVLLMFASMITTFISPAAAGSGIPEVKAYLNGVDAPDIFSLKTFFVKVVGCIAAVSSSLYVGKAGPMIHTSACIASILGQGGSRKYKLTCKWLRYFKNDRDRRDLVTCGSGAGVAAAFRAPVGGVLFALECVSSWWRSALLWRAFFTTAVVVVILRALIDICNSGKCGLFGKGGLIMFDVTSANITYHVIDLPPVLVLGVVGGILGSLYNFLLEKVLRVYTLINEKGHVYKLLLAASVSIFTSCCLFGLPWLASCKPCPAGLSEACPSIGRSGNFKKFQCAPDHYNDLASLFFNTNDDAIRNLYSAGTDNVFQKSSVFLFFIASYFLGIISYGLAVPSGLFVPVILTGATYGRLVGMLMGSHSTLNHGLFAVLGSASLLGGSMRMTVSVCVIILELTNNLLLLPLVMLVLLISKTVADVFNADVYDMLVKLKGLPYLEAHAEPYMRQLTVGDVVGGPLQIFNGVEKVSNIVHLLKTTGHHGFPVVDEPPFSSSPVLFGLILRAHLLVLLKKKTFLHARTLVSIDVSKQFSAEDFAKRGSGKHENIEGIDLTAEEMDMYVDLHPYTNTSPYTVVETMSLAKALILFREVGLRHLLVIPKSSSRAPVVGILTRHDFMPEHILGTHPFLLQSRWKTIRLGKSNLIEIFSGLC is encoded by the exons ATGGCGGCCGATCAGCTCGTCAACGCCGACGACCTCGAGGCTCCCCTCATCTCGTCCGCAGTGTCTTATCACGACGAGCACCGCTCCCGCATTCGCCGCTCCACCTCCAACACCACCTCCCAAGTCGCCCTCATCGGCTCCAACCTCTGCCCCATCGAAAGCCTTGACTACGA GTTGATCGAGAATGACTTCCTCAAGCAGGACTGGCGTAGCCGGGGGCCGGGCCACATCGTGCGGTACGTCATCCTCAAGTGGACCCTCTGCTTCCTCGTCGGCGCCCTCGCTGGCGCCGTCGGATTCTTCAACAACCTCGCTGTCGAGAACATCGCCGGCGTCAAGTTCGTCATCACCTCCAACATGATGCTCGTCAGGAA GTTCGGATGGGCTTTCGGAGTGTTTGCGGGCACCAATTTTGTGCTTCTCATGTTTGCTTCGATGATCACGACTTTCATTTCGCCGGCGGCGGCTGGATCGGGGATACCAGAAGTGAAGGCCTATCTCAATGGTGTTGACGCCCCTGATATTTTCTCGTTGAAGACCTTCTTCGTCAAG GTGGTAGGTTGCATTGCTGCTGTCTCCTCATCTCTCTATGTGGGTAAAGCCGGTCCTATGATACATACAAGtgcctgcattgcttctattctgGGGCAGGGTGGATCTCGGAAGTACAAGTTAACTTGTAAATGGCTGAGATACTTTAAGAATGACAGAGATCGACGGGATCTTGTTACATGTGGATCTGGTGCCGGAGTTGCTGCTGCCTTTCGTGCGCCAGTTGGTGGTGTTCTGTTTGCCCTGGAATGTGTATCATCATG GTGGCGAAGTGCACTACTTTGGAGAGCATTCTTCACAACAGCAGTTGTTGTGGTCATTCTCAGGGCACTGATTGATATTTGCAATAGTGGCAAATGTGGATTATTTGGGAAGGGTGGTCTTATAATGTTCGATGTCACTTCTGCCAATATCACTTATCACGTAATCGATTTGCCTCCAGTACTTGTTCTAGGAGTTGTAGGAGGAATCTTAGGAAGCCTCTACAATTTTCTGTTGGAAAAGGTTCTCAGAGTCTACACTCTTATCAATGA GAAAGGGCATGTCTACAAGTTGCTTCTTGCTGCTTCAGTTTCCATATTCACATCTTGTTGCCTATTTGGTTTACCTTGGCTTGCATCTTGTAAACCTTGCCCGGCTGGGTTATCAGAAGCTTGCCCCTCAATAGGTAGATCTGGAAATTTCAAAAAGTTTCAGTGTGCTCCTGACCACTATAATGATCTAGCTAGTCTGTTTTTTAACACAAATGATGACGCAATCAGAAACCTCTACAGCGCTGGCACAGATAATGTGTTTCAAAAATCTTcggtatttttatttttcattgccTCATACTTTCTTGGTATCATCAGCTATGGTCTAGCAGTTCCTTCTGGCCTTTTTGTGCCAGTTATTTTGACCGGCGCAACTTATGGACGCCTTGTTGGGATGCTGATGGGTTCACATTCGACTCTGAATCATGGTCTCTTTGCAGTCCTTGGTTCTGCTTCCCTTCTAGGTGGATCAATGAGAATGACTGTTTCTGTCTGTGTAATTATACTAGAGTTGACTAACAACCTCCTGCTGCTTCCTCTGGTCATGCTGGTTTTGCTTATTTCCAAGACGGTGGCTGATGTTTTTAATGCCGACGTCTATGATATGCTTGTAAAACTGAAGGGGCTGCCTTATCTTGAAGCCCATGCTGAACCTTACATGAGACAGCTCACTGTCGGTGATGTGGTTGGAGGTCCCTTGCAGATCTTCAATGGTGTCGAGAAAGTTAGCAACATAGTCCATTTACTGAAGACAACTGGCCATCATGGATTCCCTGTGGTAGATGAACCTCCCTTTTCTAGTTCACCAGTGCTTTTTGGTCTGATTCTTCGTGCACACCTACTTGTTCTGTTGAAGAAGAAAACATTTCTTCATGCTCGCACACTTGTAAGTATTGATGTTTCAAAACAGTTCTCAGCCGAGGACTTTGCTAAACGTGGCTCCGGCAAGCATGAAAACATTGAAGGGATTGACCTGACTGCTGAAGAGATGGACATGTATGTTGACTTGCATCCGTATACCAACACTTCACCTTACACTGTTGTTGAGACGATGTCACTTGCAAAGGCTCTCATTCTTTTCCGAGAAGTTGGCTTGAGGCACCTCTTGGTTATTCCAAAGTCTTCTTCG CGGGCACCTGTTGTGGGCATATTGACAAGGCACGATTTTATGCCTGAGCATATACTTGGGACGCATCCATTCCTATTGCAGAGCAGATGGAAGACAATACGTTTAGGCAAATCAAATTTGATTGAAATTTTTAGTGGTCTTTGTTGA